A single genomic interval of Planctomycetia bacterium harbors:
- a CDS encoding TIGR00730 family Rossman fold protein: MPGGPAPKNRIEAVGGNERTADLIAQLRETVDKLERDHASRGDLKLINRTVRELRYAFKVFAPYRRIRKVTVFGSARTRETDPAYQQAVAFGKAIAERKWMVVTGAASGIMEAGHVGAGRASSMGINIMLPFEQGSNPIISGDEKLVHMKYFFTRKLMFVKECDALCCLPGGFGTLDEAFEVITLLQTGKRDMVPIVFLDAPGGRYWHDLLSYVRARLLDARMISPEDLSLFKVTESAEEAVNEITNFFCTYHSMRYVRERLVFRLQHAPSPEQLAEINTKFADIITGGTFELLLEPLPEERDEVDLLKLPRLMFRFNRRSLGRLRQLIDFLNSKCPPEART, encoded by the coding sequence ATGCCCGGGGGCCCGGCTCCGAAGAACCGGATCGAAGCGGTCGGCGGCAACGAACGGACGGCCGATCTCATCGCGCAGCTCCGTGAAACGGTCGACAAGCTCGAGCGCGACCACGCCAGCCGCGGCGACTTGAAGCTCATCAACCGCACCGTGCGCGAGTTGCGTTACGCGTTCAAGGTGTTCGCGCCGTATCGACGCATTCGCAAGGTCACGGTGTTCGGCTCGGCGCGGACGCGCGAGACCGACCCGGCCTACCAGCAAGCGGTCGCGTTCGGCAAAGCGATCGCCGAGCGGAAGTGGATGGTCGTCACCGGCGCCGCCAGCGGCATCATGGAAGCCGGCCACGTCGGCGCGGGCCGCGCCAGTTCGATGGGCATCAACATCATGCTCCCGTTCGAGCAAGGCTCCAACCCGATCATCTCGGGCGACGAAAAGCTCGTGCACATGAAATACTTCTTCACGCGCAAGCTGATGTTCGTGAAGGAGTGCGACGCGCTCTGCTGCTTGCCCGGCGGATTCGGCACGCTCGACGAAGCGTTCGAGGTGATCACACTGTTGCAAACCGGCAAGCGCGACATGGTGCCGATCGTATTCCTCGATGCCCCCGGCGGCCGTTACTGGCACGATCTGCTTTCCTACGTGCGGGCCCGGCTGCTCGACGCGCGGATGATCTCGCCGGAAGATCTCTCGCTCTTCAAAGTCACGGAGAGCGCCGAGGAAGCGGTGAACGAGATCACGAACTTTTTCTGCACGTACCATAGCATGCGCTACGTTCGCGAGCGGCTCGTCTTCCGTTTGCAGCATGCTCCGAGTCCGGAGCAATTGGCCGAGATCAATACGAAGTTCGCCGACATCATCACCGGCGGCACATTCGAATTGCTGCTCGAACCGCTCCCCGAAGAGCGCGACGAAGTCGACTTGTTGAAATTGCCGCGGCTCATGTTCCGCTTCAACCGCCGCAGCCTCGGCCGGCTCCGGCAACTGATCGACTTCTTGAACTCGAAGTGCCCGCCCGAAGCACGGACGTAA
- the hemG gene encoding protoporphyrinogen oxidase, which translates to MAIRRRIAIIGGGITGLAAAHRLSTLEPAAEVALFEASAKLGGILQTVRADGYLIEQSADSFVTNVPWGMELCRELGIADELIPTDAARRRAMVVSNGKLVPVPAGFQLLTPAPAATLMQSHAAAGEEASTQPGVGNVGASPDQSAGARYGLFTAPREGMGRLVEALIAKLPASWIRLDSPVERLEHAGRAWRITLGGGRQSETFNGVIMAVGAPTAAKLLGSVDAELAAGFAKIPYAGSTIALSGYKLDQITDPLDCFGFVVPDIERRDILAASFSSRKFPGRAPEGCVLIRTFLGGALRPDLVARTDDEIRAIVGRELGELIGARGEPQLFQVRRWHGAMPQYHLGHVALVAQLEALAARYEGLALAGNALRGVGVPQCIRTGREAAERMLK; encoded by the coding sequence ATGGCTATTCGTCGTCGGATCGCGATCATCGGCGGCGGCATCACGGGCCTCGCCGCGGCGCATCGACTGTCGACGCTCGAGCCGGCCGCGGAAGTCGCGCTGTTCGAGGCCTCGGCTAAGCTCGGCGGCATCTTGCAGACGGTGCGTGCCGACGGCTACCTCATCGAGCAATCGGCCGACAGCTTCGTGACGAACGTGCCGTGGGGGATGGAGCTCTGCCGCGAGCTCGGCATCGCCGATGAACTGATTCCGACGGACGCCGCGCGGCGCCGCGCGATGGTCGTATCGAACGGCAAGCTCGTGCCGGTGCCGGCCGGGTTTCAATTGCTCACGCCTGCGCCGGCGGCGACGCTCATGCAATCACACGCAGCCGCCGGAGAAGAAGCTTCGACGCAGCCCGGCGTGGGGAACGTCGGCGCGTCGCCGGATCAGTCGGCCGGCGCACGCTACGGGCTTTTCACCGCGCCGCGCGAAGGGATGGGCCGGCTCGTCGAAGCGCTCATCGCCAAGTTGCCGGCGAGTTGGATACGACTCGATTCGCCGGTCGAACGCTTGGAGCATGCGGGGCGTGCATGGCGCATCACGCTCGGAGGCGGCCGGCAGAGCGAAACGTTCAACGGCGTGATCATGGCCGTCGGAGCGCCGACCGCGGCGAAGCTGCTCGGCTCGGTCGATGCGGAACTCGCCGCCGGCTTCGCGAAGATTCCGTATGCCGGGTCGACGATCGCGCTCTCCGGTTACAAGCTCGACCAAATCACGGATCCGCTCGATTGCTTCGGCTTCGTGGTGCCCGACATCGAACGGCGCGACATCTTGGCGGCGAGCTTCAGCAGCCGGAAGTTCCCCGGCCGTGCGCCGGAAGGGTGCGTGCTGATCCGCACTTTCCTCGGCGGCGCGCTGCGGCCCGATCTCGTCGCACGAACCGACGACGAGATTCGCGCGATCGTCGGCCGGGAGCTCGGCGAGTTGATCGGCGCGCGGGGCGAGCCGCAGCTGTTTCAAGTGCGCCGCTGGCACGGAGCGATGCCGCAGTATCACCTCGGCCATGTGGCACTCGTAGCGCAGCTCGAAGCGCTCGCCGCGCGCTACGAGGGGCTCGCGCTAGCGGGCAACGCGTTGCGCGGCGTCGGCGTGCCGCAATGCATCCGCACGGGGCGCGAAGCCGCCGAGCGCATGCTTAAGTAG
- the hemE gene encoding uroporphyrinogen decarboxylase — MSAESANFGGLRVAAFESRRAEEMTRFIERFGGRPFVSASLREVALESNPDAIDFANRLMCGEIDVVVLMTGVGTRHLLAQVERHVDRTRFLNALSDVTTIVRGPKPLAVLREWEITPTHKAPEPNTWREILGLIDAGVVVANQVVGVQEYGKPNVSLTAGLEARGATVRTVKVYGYDFPLDTKPLEANLRRLAAGELDVVMFTSAHQVVNLARMAEQLGIGDAVRSGLERVVVASIGPTTSESLADNDIRVDVEPAHGKMGHLVQAAAEQSAQLIARRKAGGSPKLKAAAASASPGRAPQKSIAEDQGLQSAFALRAGSDKSAPWYDTPFMKACRREPCDVTPVWLMRQAGRYMPEYREVRAKTTFLELCKNPALCAEVMVTAVTRLGVDAAIIFSDLLPMLEPMGADLEFAHGEGPIIHNPIREARDVERFDEITSLETLQFVVDTVTMTRAALPGHIPVIGFAGAPFTLASYLIEGGGSRQYAHTKGFMYREPTAWHELMTKLARSVTLYLNGQIAGGAQAVQLFDSWVGCLGPDDYRRYVLPYVKQIVDGLTPGTPLIHFGAGNPILLPDIAEAGGAVIGIDWRTRLDAAWESVGHDRAVQGNLDPLVLLSTPEIVRARTREVLEQAGSRPGHIFNLGHGIVPQTPVDNVLACVDAVHAWKK, encoded by the coding sequence TTGAGCGCAGAATCGGCAAACTTCGGCGGGTTGCGAGTCGCGGCATTCGAGAGCCGGCGGGCCGAGGAAATGACCCGGTTCATCGAGCGCTTCGGGGGTCGGCCGTTCGTTTCCGCTTCGCTGCGCGAGGTGGCGCTGGAATCGAATCCCGACGCGATCGATTTCGCCAACCGACTGATGTGCGGCGAGATCGACGTCGTGGTGCTGATGACCGGCGTCGGCACGCGGCATCTGTTGGCCCAAGTCGAGCGGCATGTCGATCGGACTCGGTTTCTCAACGCGCTCAGCGACGTGACGACGATCGTGCGCGGGCCGAAGCCTCTGGCGGTGCTGCGCGAATGGGAGATCACGCCGACGCATAAGGCCCCCGAGCCGAATACCTGGCGCGAGATTCTCGGGCTGATCGACGCCGGCGTCGTCGTGGCGAATCAAGTCGTCGGGGTGCAGGAATACGGCAAGCCGAACGTGAGCCTCACGGCCGGGCTCGAGGCGCGCGGCGCCACGGTGCGCACGGTGAAGGTCTACGGCTACGACTTCCCGCTCGACACGAAGCCGCTCGAAGCGAACTTACGCCGCTTGGCGGCAGGCGAACTCGACGTCGTGATGTTCACCTCGGCCCATCAGGTGGTGAACCTCGCGCGCATGGCCGAGCAACTCGGCATCGGCGACGCCGTGCGATCCGGGTTGGAGCGCGTCGTCGTCGCTTCGATCGGCCCGACGACCAGCGAGTCGCTCGCAGACAACGATATTCGAGTCGACGTCGAGCCGGCGCACGGCAAAATGGGGCACCTCGTGCAAGCGGCGGCGGAGCAATCTGCGCAACTCATCGCACGGCGCAAAGCCGGAGGTTCGCCGAAGTTGAAAGCCGCCGCGGCTTCGGCCTCGCCGGGGCGAGCGCCGCAAAAGAGCATCGCCGAAGATCAAGGTTTGCAATCGGCGTTTGCCTTGCGAGCCGGGTCGGATAAGTCGGCCCCGTGGTACGACACGCCGTTTATGAAAGCTTGTCGGCGCGAGCCGTGCGACGTGACGCCCGTGTGGCTCATGCGCCAAGCGGGCCGGTACATGCCCGAGTATCGCGAGGTGCGCGCGAAGACGACGTTCCTCGAACTCTGTAAGAATCCCGCACTCTGCGCCGAGGTAATGGTCACGGCGGTCACGCGGCTCGGGGTCGATGCGGCGATCATCTTCTCCGACTTGCTGCCGATGCTCGAGCCGATGGGAGCCGATCTCGAATTCGCACACGGCGAAGGGCCGATCATCCACAACCCGATTCGCGAAGCCCGCGACGTCGAACGCTTCGACGAGATCACGTCGCTCGAGACGTTGCAGTTCGTCGTCGATACGGTGACGATGACCCGCGCCGCGCTGCCGGGACATATTCCGGTGATCGGTTTCGCAGGCGCGCCGTTTACGTTGGCGAGCTACTTGATCGAAGGGGGAGGAAGTCGACAGTACGCGCATACGAAAGGCTTCATGTATCGCGAGCCGACGGCGTGGCACGAGCTGATGACGAAGCTCGCCCGCAGCGTCACGCTCTACCTCAACGGCCAGATCGCCGGCGGAGCGCAGGCCGTGCAGTTGTTCGATAGCTGGGTCGGTTGCCTCGGGCCGGACGATTATCGGCGCTACGTGTTGCCGTATGTGAAACAGATCGTCGACGGTCTGACGCCCGGCACGCCGCTGATTCACTTCGGTGCGGGCAATCCGATTCTCTTGCCCGATATCGCCGAGGCCGGCGGTGCCGTGATCGGCATCGATTGGCGCACGCGCTTGGACGCGGCTTGGGAGAGCGTCGGGCACGATCGGGCCGTGCAAGGGAATCTCGATCCGCTGGTGTTGTTGTCGACGCCGGAGATCGTGCGAGCGCGAACGCGGGAAGTGCTCGAGCAGGCCGGCAGCCGGCCGGGACACATCTTCAATCTCGGGCACGGCATCGTGCCGCAGACGCCGGTCGATAACGTGCTGGCGTGCGTCGACGCCGTGCATGCGTGGAAAAAATAG